TTTCCGCTTAGGATTTGCTAGAACAAGATCTGAGGCAAGACAGATTGTAAGCCACAAGCATGTTTTAGTAAACGGTAAGTGCGTAAATATTCCGTCTTACACAGTAAAGGCCGGAGATACTATAGAGATTAGAGAAAAAGGCAAACGTACTCAAAGATATAAAGATATCTTAGAGGTGACTGCCGGAAGAACTGTACCTGCTTGGTTAGAAGCTGACCAGGAGAATTTAACCGGTACAGTTAAGGAAGTTCCTACAAGAGACCAAATCGATGTCCCGGTTGATGAAATGTTAATTGTCGAGTTGTACTCCAAATAATAACAATAATTAGATTGGTGATCAACTCAAATAACCCAGAAGGAGGGTCCTGTTGTGTTTGATTTTGAAAAACCCA
This genomic interval from Herbinix luporum contains the following:
- the rpsD gene encoding 30S ribosomal protein S4, coding for MARDMGPVLKRCRSLGIEPAYLGIDKKSNRSFSRAGKKTSEYGLQLREKQKAKFIYGMLEKPFRNLFDRAQKMKGGTAGENLLTLLELRLDNVIFRLGFARTRSEARQIVSHKHVLVNGKCVNIPSYTVKAGDTIEIREKGKRTQRYKDILEVTAGRTVPAWLEADQENLTGTVKEVPTRDQIDVPVDEMLIVELYSK